In Variovorax paradoxus, a single genomic region encodes these proteins:
- a CDS encoding cysteine dioxygenase family protein — protein sequence MTKETSTPTPEDLATQRRAAVDQALCDVRAIAAAQPFDRAVLARITTRLEQLASHTALFTRADFPPPAATEGVGASTRYRLNPADGDDGVALYLNSINPGKTSIPHNHTTWATIVAVEGQEENRVYRRTDDGSNPASATLELEREVTVQPGTSIGFLADDLHSIHVIGDKPTLHFHLYGRPLETLSQRIGVNLETGAVMNYNATQLKPSKVAA from the coding sequence ATGACAAAAGAAACCTCCACACCCACGCCCGAAGACCTCGCCACGCAACGCCGCGCCGCCGTCGACCAGGCCCTGTGCGATGTGCGCGCCATCGCTGCCGCGCAGCCCTTCGACCGCGCCGTGCTCGCACGCATCACCACACGGCTGGAGCAACTGGCCTCGCACACCGCGCTGTTCACGCGCGCCGACTTTCCGCCGCCCGCCGCCACCGAAGGCGTGGGCGCCTCCACGCGCTACCGGCTCAACCCGGCTGACGGCGACGACGGCGTGGCGCTCTACCTGAACTCCATCAACCCCGGCAAGACCTCGATTCCGCACAACCACACGACCTGGGCCACCATCGTGGCGGTCGAGGGTCAGGAAGAGAACCGCGTCTATCGCCGCACCGACGACGGCAGCAACCCGGCCTCGGCCACGCTCGAGCTCGAGCGCGAAGTCACCGTGCAGCCCGGCACGTCCATCGGCTTCCTGGCCGACGACCTGCACAGCATCCACGTGATTGGCGACAAGCCGACGCTGCACTTCCACCTGTACGGCCGTCCGCTGGAAACGCTCTCGCAGCGCATCGGCGTGAACCTGGAGACCGGTGCGGTGATGAACTACAACGCCACGCAGCTCAAGCCGAGCAAGGTGGCGGCATGA
- a CDS encoding hydantoinase/oxoprolinase family protein, with protein sequence MSSNSNPSSATLDARVRVAVDVGGTFTDVVLLRGADKHTLKVLTTPTAPEQAVLGGVEEVLQQANAGWADVDLLILGTTLATNALIERKGAPTALLTTHGFRDLVEIGLEDRFAQYDVFLDKPAPLVPRHWRHGVVERVDAAGRVITPLDEAQVAALAGQLLADGIESVAVCFLHGYANPAHERRVRELLREHAPSLWVSLASDVCSEIREYERLSTISANAYVQPQVAGYLRRLQEGATARGLRAEPFLMTSGGAITTLQAGIDEPVRLVESGPAGGAVLARQVAEQIGASRALSFDMGGTTAKICFIDDYQPQISRSFEFGRVHRHLKGSGLPIRIPVIEMVEIGAGGGSIARVNHLGVVQVGPDSAGSSPGPAAYGLGGELPTVTDAHAALGTIDPARFAVGKVTLDPQRARDALLQGLTTQTGLDIESAAQAVVEIVTENMANAARVHASELGKVAEESTLIAFGGAAPLHAALLARKLGVARLVIPNSAGVGSALGFLWAPVAYQTVRSLAQRLDRIDHAAVDRLLAELTATADDVVLRAAPGAALVRHRQAFMRYAGQGHEIPVELPEGTFDAAASKALHQRFEERYAALYGRSLPHIAAEAVSWSVAVEAGGRAAPEPDEVVADTGRAEHAGTRRLYDAEAGQWTDVPVYERQALDAGKWIEGPALIVEDETTTHVVAGFEARATLLGALVLDDKASVRHANAGINEEAEA encoded by the coding sequence ATGTCCTCGAACTCCAACCCAAGCTCCGCGACGCTCGATGCACGCGTGCGCGTCGCCGTCGACGTCGGCGGCACCTTCACCGACGTGGTGCTGCTGCGCGGCGCCGACAAGCACACCCTCAAGGTGCTCACCACCCCCACGGCCCCCGAACAGGCAGTGCTCGGCGGCGTGGAAGAAGTGCTGCAGCAGGCGAACGCCGGCTGGGCCGACGTCGACCTGCTGATCCTCGGCACCACGCTGGCCACCAACGCGCTGATCGAGCGCAAGGGCGCGCCCACGGCACTGCTGACCACGCACGGCTTTCGCGACCTGGTCGAGATCGGACTGGAAGACCGGTTCGCACAGTACGACGTGTTCCTCGACAAGCCCGCGCCGCTGGTGCCACGCCACTGGCGCCACGGCGTGGTCGAGCGCGTGGACGCAGCCGGCCGCGTGATCACGCCGCTCGACGAAGCGCAGGTCGCCGCGCTGGCCGGGCAGTTGCTGGCCGACGGCATCGAGAGCGTGGCCGTGTGCTTCCTGCACGGCTATGCCAACCCCGCGCACGAGCGCCGTGTGCGCGAGTTGCTGCGCGAACATGCGCCAAGCCTGTGGGTGTCGCTGGCCTCCGACGTGTGCTCCGAGATCCGCGAGTACGAGCGCCTGTCGACCATCAGCGCCAACGCCTATGTGCAGCCTCAGGTGGCCGGCTACCTGCGCCGCCTGCAGGAAGGCGCCACTGCGCGCGGCCTGCGCGCCGAACCCTTCCTCATGACCTCGGGCGGCGCCATCACCACGTTGCAGGCCGGCATCGACGAGCCGGTGCGGCTGGTCGAGTCGGGCCCGGCGGGCGGCGCCGTACTCGCGCGCCAGGTGGCAGAGCAGATCGGCGCCTCGCGCGCTCTCTCGTTCGACATGGGCGGCACCACCGCCAAGATCTGCTTCATCGACGACTACCAGCCGCAGATCAGCCGCAGCTTCGAGTTCGGACGCGTACACCGGCACCTGAAAGGCTCGGGCCTGCCCATTCGCATTCCGGTGATCGAGATGGTGGAGATCGGCGCGGGCGGCGGCTCCATCGCCCGCGTGAACCACCTGGGCGTGGTGCAGGTCGGTCCCGACAGCGCGGGTTCCTCGCCCGGCCCGGCCGCCTACGGCCTGGGCGGTGAACTGCCCACCGTGACCGACGCGCACGCCGCGCTCGGCACCATCGATCCGGCGCGCTTCGCGGTCGGCAAGGTGACACTCGATCCGCAGCGTGCGCGCGACGCGCTGCTGCAGGGCCTGACGACGCAGACCGGACTCGACATCGAATCGGCCGCGCAGGCCGTGGTCGAGATCGTCACCGAGAACATGGCCAACGCCGCGCGGGTGCATGCCTCCGAGCTGGGCAAGGTGGCGGAAGAGAGCACGCTCATCGCCTTCGGCGGCGCGGCCCCGCTGCACGCCGCATTGCTCGCACGCAAGCTGGGCGTGGCCCGGCTGGTGATTCCGAACTCGGCCGGCGTCGGTTCCGCGCTGGGCTTCCTGTGGGCTCCCGTGGCCTACCAGACCGTGCGCAGCCTCGCGCAGCGGCTCGACCGCATCGACCATGCCGCCGTGGACAGGCTGCTCGCAGAGCTGACGGCCACCGCCGACGACGTGGTGCTGCGCGCCGCCCCCGGCGCAGCGCTGGTGCGCCATCGCCAGGCCTTCATGCGCTACGCGGGCCAGGGCCACGAGATTCCGGTCGAGCTGCCCGAAGGCACGTTCGACGCGGCCGCCAGCAAGGCGCTGCATCAGCGCTTCGAGGAACGCTATGCCGCGCTGTACGGCCGCAGCCTGCCGCACATCGCGGCCGAGGCGGTGAGCTGGTCGGTCGCGGTGGAAGCCGGCGGCCGTGCCGCTCCCGAGCCCGACGAGGTGGTGGCCGACACGGGCCGTGCCGAGCACGCCGGCACCCGCCGGCTGTACGACGCCGAGGCGGGGCAATGGACCGACGTGCCCGTCTACGAACGCCAGGCACTCGATGCAGGCAAGTGGATCGAAGGCCCGGCGCTGATCGTGGAGGACGAGACGACCACGCATGTGGTCGCGGGCTTCGAGGCGCGCGCGACGCTGCTTGGCGCGCTGGTGCTCGACGACAAGGCTTCCGTGCGCCATGCCAACGCCGGGATCAACGAAGAGGCTGAGGCATGA
- the metC gene encoding cystathionine beta-lyase, whose translation MSQATRGKTLGAGTRLLHAGAPALRDGAGPVNVPVVRTSTVRFENTAAHADYHHRRTAGERVAAYGRHGLDTHRALEDAVTDLEGGHRAFLTPSGLSAITLVLLALLSPGDHALVADGVYAPLRRVDSTLLKRLGVQVEYFSPAHDDLASRIRPNTRLVYLESPSSLLFEVLDLPALTAVARDRGVTVATDNTWSGGWFYRPLALGANISIQAATKYISGHSDLMQGVVVVDSPALAAKLSTAYEALGLTIGADDAYLALRGLRTLPVRLAQHQRHATQVAEFLQQQPQVSRVFYPALPSDPGHALWKRDFTGASGLVSFELRHATPAGANAFVDALALFGIGASWGGYESLALVAQPERLREHRQWTGDAPVVRLHIGLEDPADLIADLSQAFAAAATAAAPR comes from the coding sequence ATGAGCCAAGCCACGCGCGGCAAGACGCTGGGGGCCGGCACCCGCCTGCTGCACGCTGGCGCGCCCGCTCTGCGCGACGGCGCCGGCCCGGTGAACGTGCCGGTGGTTCGGACCAGCACCGTGCGCTTCGAGAACACGGCGGCGCACGCCGACTACCACCACCGCCGCACCGCCGGCGAGCGCGTGGCCGCGTATGGCCGCCATGGCCTGGACACGCACCGCGCGCTCGAAGACGCAGTGACGGACCTCGAAGGCGGCCACCGCGCCTTCCTCACGCCCTCGGGCCTGTCGGCCATCACGCTGGTGCTGCTCGCGCTGCTGTCGCCCGGCGACCACGCGCTCGTGGCCGACGGCGTGTATGCGCCGCTGCGCCGCGTCGACAGCACGCTGCTCAAGCGACTGGGCGTGCAGGTCGAGTACTTCTCGCCCGCGCACGACGACCTGGCGAGCCGCATCCGCCCGAACACCCGACTCGTGTACCTCGAATCGCCGAGTTCGCTGCTCTTCGAGGTGCTCGACCTGCCGGCACTCACCGCGGTCGCGCGCGACCGCGGCGTGACGGTGGCCACCGACAACACCTGGAGCGGCGGCTGGTTCTACCGGCCGCTGGCGCTGGGCGCGAACATCTCCATCCAGGCGGCCACCAAATACATCTCGGGCCATTCCGACCTGATGCAGGGCGTGGTGGTGGTCGACAGTCCGGCGCTCGCCGCGAAGCTCTCGACCGCCTACGAAGCACTGGGCCTGACCATCGGCGCGGACGACGCCTACCTCGCGCTGCGCGGCCTGCGCACGTTGCCCGTGCGGCTGGCGCAGCACCAGCGCCATGCCACGCAGGTAGCCGAATTCCTGCAGCAACAGCCGCAGGTGTCGCGCGTGTTCTATCCCGCACTGCCGAGCGACCCCGGCCATGCCCTGTGGAAACGCGACTTCACCGGCGCGAGCGGCCTCGTCTCTTTCGAGCTCCGCCATGCCACACCGGCCGGGGCCAACGCCTTCGTCGATGCGCTTGCGCTCTTCGGCATCGGCGCTTCGTGGGGCGGCTACGAGAGCCTGGCGCTCGTCGCGCAGCCCGAGCGCCTGCGCGAGCACCGGCAATGGACCGGCGATGCGCCCGTGGTACGCCTGCACATCGGGCTCGAAGATCCGGCGGACCTGATCGCCGACCTGTCGCAGGCTTTCGCTGCCGCTGCAACCGCCGCTGCGCCGCGCTGA
- a CDS encoding amino acid ABC transporter ATP-binding protein, with protein MPATDNATDNAANPAPFPLVALRGVQLAFGDNAVLRGIDLDVQRGQAVSIIGPSGSGKSTILRCITGLLRPQQGEIRVGDTRVDTLRTEAELIALRKRVGFVFQQYNLFPHLTVLQNLVIAPTRVAGRDRATAERDARALLDKVRLSHKETAYPGELSGGQQQRVAIARALAMRPELMLFDEVTSALDPETVGEVLTVIRDLVRDGLTCVLVTHEMRFAEEISDTVYFTEAGVIVEHGPAARIFGAPESERTRAFLHRALGEGPRPAPARPAPIPETLSFERLRFAL; from the coding sequence ATGCCCGCCACTGACAACGCCACTGACAACGCCGCCAACCCTGCCCCGTTCCCCCTCGTCGCCCTGCGCGGAGTACAGCTTGCCTTCGGCGACAACGCGGTGCTGCGCGGCATCGACCTCGACGTACAGCGCGGACAGGCCGTGTCGATCATCGGGCCGTCCGGCTCGGGCAAGTCGACCATCCTGCGCTGCATCACCGGGCTGCTGCGCCCGCAGCAGGGCGAGATCCGCGTGGGCGACACCCGCGTGGACACGCTGCGCACCGAAGCAGAGCTGATCGCGCTGCGCAAGCGCGTGGGCTTCGTGTTCCAGCAGTACAACCTGTTCCCGCACCTGACGGTGCTGCAGAACCTGGTGATCGCGCCCACCCGCGTGGCCGGACGCGACCGTGCCACGGCCGAGCGCGATGCGCGCGCGCTGCTCGACAAGGTGCGCCTCTCGCACAAGGAGACGGCCTACCCCGGCGAACTCTCCGGCGGCCAGCAGCAGCGCGTGGCCATTGCCCGCGCGCTGGCCATGCGCCCCGAGCTGATGCTGTTCGACGAAGTCACCTCCGCGCTCGACCCCGAGACCGTGGGCGAGGTGCTCACCGTGATCCGCGACCTGGTGCGCGACGGCCTGACCTGCGTGCTGGTCACGCACGAGATGCGCTTCGCCGAGGAGATCAGCGACACCGTGTATTTCACCGAGGCCGGCGTGATCGTCGAGCACGGGCCGGCCGCGCGCATCTTCGGAGCACCCGAGAGCGAACGCACCCGCGCCTTCCTGCACCGCGCGCTGGGCGAAGGCCCGCGCCCGGCGCCCGCCCGGCCTGCCCCGATTCCCGAAACGCTTTCCTTCGAGCGGCTGCGCTTCGCGCTCTGA
- a CDS encoding hydantoinase B/oxoprolinase family protein: MSTLSARQQLRQQLVWSRLLAVVEEQAQALIRTAFGTPTREAGDLSAGVFLPDGRMVAQAVTGTPGHVNSMADSVLHFLRAFPIDTMRDGDVFVTNDPWKGTGHLFDVVMVTPVFHGEDDAKKAVALFASTVHVVDIGGVNAGPDALEIFHEGLFLPPLRFASQGVIEEAVLDIVRANVREPGQVEGDFHALVACNAVGAVRLQRLLREFKLADLQAQGDYIIERSRLAMREALREWPTGTWRNHMTVDGYDAPLELHAAVTITDEGILVDFAGTSASIARGINVPKAYTDAYTSFGIRCLVGADVPNNSGSLAPIRVVAPEGSIVNALPPAAVAARAAIGQMLPDLVFGALRQARPDRVPAEGASSLWNIRLFGGQPIEGGPNDALRRARRFNIVSFSTGGTGARPGKDGLSATAYPSGVRNVSLEILETQAPLLFRRKEYRPDSGGVGTSRGGLGQVIEIENADGDPMVLSATWDRVRFPARGALGGADGAPGAARLKHAGTALRGKGRQVIPAGEVLVVETPGGAGLGDPAERDAALVARDLKAGLVTQTAASPIQDFAGTVA; this comes from the coding sequence ATGAGCACCTTATCCGCACGCCAACAACTGCGCCAGCAACTGGTCTGGAGCCGACTGCTCGCCGTTGTCGAGGAACAGGCGCAGGCACTGATTCGCACCGCATTCGGCACCCCCACGCGCGAGGCCGGCGACCTGTCGGCCGGCGTGTTCCTGCCCGACGGGCGCATGGTCGCGCAGGCCGTGACCGGCACGCCGGGCCACGTCAATTCGATGGCTGATTCGGTGCTGCACTTCCTGCGCGCCTTTCCCATCGACACCATGCGCGACGGCGACGTGTTCGTCACCAACGATCCGTGGAAGGGCACCGGCCACCTGTTCGACGTGGTCATGGTCACGCCGGTGTTCCACGGCGAAGACGACGCGAAGAAGGCTGTGGCGCTCTTCGCATCGACGGTGCACGTGGTCGACATCGGCGGCGTCAACGCCGGACCCGATGCGCTGGAAATCTTTCACGAAGGACTGTTCCTGCCGCCGCTGCGCTTCGCAAGCCAGGGCGTGATCGAGGAAGCCGTGCTGGACATCGTGCGCGCCAACGTGCGCGAGCCCGGCCAGGTCGAGGGCGACTTCCATGCGCTGGTCGCCTGCAACGCGGTGGGCGCCGTGCGGCTGCAGCGCCTGCTGCGCGAGTTCAAGCTGGCCGACCTGCAGGCGCAGGGCGACTACATCATCGAGCGTTCGCGGCTGGCCATGCGCGAGGCCTTGCGCGAGTGGCCCACGGGCACCTGGCGCAATCACATGACGGTGGACGGCTACGACGCGCCGCTGGAACTGCACGCGGCCGTCACCATCACGGACGAGGGCATCCTGGTCGACTTCGCGGGAACATCCGCGAGCATCGCGCGCGGCATCAACGTGCCCAAGGCCTACACCGACGCCTATACCTCCTTCGGCATCCGCTGCCTCGTGGGCGCGGACGTGCCCAACAACTCGGGCTCGCTCGCGCCCATTCGCGTGGTCGCCCCGGAAGGCTCCATCGTCAACGCGCTGCCGCCCGCCGCCGTGGCTGCACGCGCGGCCATCGGCCAGATGCTGCCGGACCTGGTGTTCGGCGCGCTGCGGCAGGCACGGCCCGATCGGGTGCCGGCCGAAGGCGCGTCGTCGCTGTGGAACATCCGCCTGTTCGGTGGCCAGCCGATCGAGGGGGGCCCGAACGATGCGCTGCGGCGCGCGCGGCGCTTCAACATCGTGAGCTTTTCCACCGGCGGCACAGGGGCGCGCCCGGGCAAGGACGGTCTCTCGGCCACCGCCTACCCGAGCGGCGTGCGCAACGTGTCGCTGGAAATCCTCGAAACGCAAGCGCCGCTGCTGTTCCGCCGCAAGGAGTACCGGCCCGACTCGGGCGGCGTCGGCACGTCGCGCGGCGGGCTCGGCCAGGTCATCGAGATCGAGAACGCCGACGGCGACCCGATGGTGCTGTCGGCCACGTGGGACCGCGTGCGCTTTCCCGCGCGCGGCGCGCTCGGCGGCGCAGACGGCGCACCGGGCGCCGCACGGCTCAAGCACGCGGGCACCGCGCTGCGCGGCAAGGGCCGCCAGGTCATCCCCGCCGGCGAAGTGCTCGTGGTCGAGACGCCCGGCGGCGCCGGCCTGGGCGACCCCGCCGAACGCGACGCCGCCCTGGTGGCACGCGACCTGAAGGCCGGGCTGGTCACGCAGACCGCGGCTTCCCCCATCCAAGATTTCGCAGGAACAGTTGCATGA
- a CDS encoding amino acid ABC transporter permease: MSDPGLLAQAVAAIKPLGLNYAFLLDLGERQAFLRGLLVTLELCLLTIPCSLAAGVAMAAALISGHRWLALPARAFVEVTRNTPTLVQLYCAFLVLNMLITRQLEGVGGNPLTPFVWVVIVVAIHKGAFHAEALRAGIEAVPQVTLEAARSLGFSQRQLLWRVELPLAVRFALPSLVNNLVDLVKMTAVASAIAVGDVTYESIMIWTQRDNVLELLLLILLYFGALTWLVSRAGSWLEARLRMPGYGQ, from the coding sequence ATGAGCGACCCCGGCCTGCTCGCACAGGCGGTGGCGGCCATCAAGCCGCTGGGGCTGAACTACGCCTTCCTGCTCGACCTGGGCGAACGGCAGGCCTTCCTGCGCGGGCTGCTGGTCACGCTCGAGCTTTGCCTGCTGACCATTCCCTGCAGCCTCGCGGCAGGCGTGGCCATGGCCGCGGCACTCATCTCCGGGCACCGCTGGCTGGCACTGCCGGCGCGCGCCTTCGTCGAAGTCACGCGCAACACGCCGACGCTGGTACAGCTGTACTGCGCCTTCCTGGTGCTCAACATGCTCATCACGCGCCAGCTCGAAGGCGTGGGTGGCAACCCGCTCACACCCTTCGTGTGGGTGGTGATCGTGGTGGCGATCCACAAGGGCGCTTTCCATGCCGAGGCGCTGCGCGCGGGCATCGAGGCGGTGCCGCAGGTCACGCTGGAGGCGGCGCGCTCCCTGGGCTTCTCGCAGCGCCAGCTGCTGTGGCGCGTGGAGCTGCCGCTGGCCGTGCGCTTTGCGCTGCCCTCGCTGGTCAACAACCTGGTCGACCTGGTGAAGATGACGGCGGTGGCCTCGGCCATCGCGGTGGGCGACGTGACCTACGAGTCGATCATGATCTGGACGCAGCGCGACAACGTGCTGGAGTTGCTGCTGCTGATCCTGCTGTACTTCGGCGCGCTGACCTGGCTGGTCAGCCGTGCCGGCAGCTGGCTCGAAGCCCGCCTGAGGATGCCCGGCTATGGCCAATGA
- a CDS encoding amino acid ABC transporter permease, whose product MANEAAVSALAVRATTSARRFDPREHPWWTALAAVLLVIGIWVATGTTPVALVFLWQWTPALLWGLFTNIKISVLAMALGTVAGLVVGALSLSPLRFLRVVTRWYVQFFRNAPVLVLIYFTTYVFPFELHLVKWTVPFPDWIKVVLGLALPTSAVVAEIFRGAIQSIPSAQWEAAQSLAFRRSEIFRLIVLPQCLRRMLPPWMNLYASITMSTALASLVGAHDVVDTAQIASNTVARTDFTVLVYFTLLGVFFAYCYPIARATRALERRHARH is encoded by the coding sequence ATGGCCAATGAAGCCGCAGTGAGCGCCCTTGCGGTGCGCGCCACGACATCCGCCCGGCGCTTCGATCCGCGCGAGCATCCGTGGTGGACAGCGCTCGCGGCCGTTCTCCTGGTGATCGGCATCTGGGTGGCCACGGGCACCACGCCGGTCGCGCTGGTCTTCCTGTGGCAATGGACGCCCGCGCTGCTGTGGGGCCTCTTCACCAACATCAAGATCAGCGTGCTGGCGATGGCGCTGGGCACCGTCGCCGGGCTGGTGGTGGGCGCGCTGTCGCTCTCGCCGCTGCGCTTCCTGCGCGTGGTCACGCGCTGGTACGTGCAGTTCTTCCGCAATGCGCCGGTGCTGGTGCTCATCTACTTCACGACCTATGTGTTCCCGTTCGAGCTGCACCTGGTGAAGTGGACCGTGCCCTTCCCCGACTGGATCAAGGTCGTGCTGGGGCTGGCGCTGCCCACCAGCGCGGTGGTGGCCGAGATCTTCCGCGGCGCCATCCAGTCGATTCCCAGCGCGCAGTGGGAGGCCGCGCAGTCGCTGGCCTTCCGCCGCTCGGAGATCTTCCGGCTGATCGTGCTGCCGCAGTGCCTGCGCCGCATGCTGCCACCGTGGATGAACCTGTACGCCAGCATCACCATGAGTACCGCGCTCGCGTCCCTGGTGGGCGCGCACGACGTGGTCGACACGGCGCAGATCGCCAGCAACACCGTGGCGCGCACTGACTTCACGGTGCTCGTCTATTTCACGCTGCTCGGCGTGTTCTTCGCCTACTGCTACCCGATTGCCCGCGCCACGCGCGCGCTGGAGCGCCGCCATGCCCGCCACTGA
- a CDS encoding aminotransferase class I/II-fold pyridoxal phosphate-dependent enzyme: MTNTSVIPALALSQRALRVKLSANAAASARAAALAAQGRDVLTLTSGEPDFDTPAHIKQAATDALARGQTKYTATPGTAALRQAIVAKYRRENDLDFTPAQVVVANGAKQIVFQAFAATLDADDEVIVPAPYWPSFPDIVRVNDGTPIIVPCDEASGFKLTAAALERAITPRTRWLVLNSPGNPSGAIYGRDELQALAAVLRGHPRVAVLWDEVYEHIWFGDAAPLHLLHAAPELRDRTLLVNGVSKTYAMTGWRIGWGVGPEPLARAMTVIQSQATSGANAIGQAAAAAALNSGDQRFVGEARAAYARRATLVTQALAAVPGLEVLPPQGAFFVYANCAALIGRLRPDGRAIASDTDFVDWLLEAEGVAVVDGPSYGLSPYIRLSIAASDAVLAQAVQRIASAVAALKAAE; the protein is encoded by the coding sequence GTGACGAACACCTCCGTCATCCCCGCGCTGGCGCTCTCGCAGCGCGCCTTGCGCGTCAAGCTCTCCGCCAATGCCGCCGCCAGCGCGCGGGCCGCCGCGTTGGCCGCCCAGGGGCGCGACGTGCTCACGCTGACCTCGGGCGAGCCCGACTTCGACACACCCGCCCACATCAAGCAGGCGGCCACCGACGCGCTCGCGCGCGGCCAGACCAAATACACGGCCACGCCCGGCACCGCCGCATTGCGCCAGGCCATCGTGGCCAAATACCGCCGCGAGAACGATCTCGACTTCACGCCCGCACAGGTCGTGGTGGCCAACGGTGCGAAGCAGATCGTGTTCCAGGCTTTCGCCGCCACGCTCGACGCGGACGATGAAGTCATTGTTCCCGCACCCTACTGGCCTTCGTTCCCGGACATCGTTCGCGTGAACGACGGCACGCCAATCATCGTGCCGTGCGACGAGGCCAGCGGCTTCAAGCTCACGGCCGCCGCGCTGGAACGTGCGATCACGCCGCGCACGCGCTGGCTCGTCCTGAACTCGCCCGGCAATCCGAGCGGCGCCATCTACGGCCGCGACGAGCTGCAGGCACTGGCCGCCGTGCTGCGCGGCCATCCGCGCGTCGCGGTGCTGTGGGACGAGGTGTACGAGCACATCTGGTTCGGCGACGCGGCGCCTCTCCATCTGCTGCATGCCGCGCCCGAACTGCGCGATCGCACCCTGCTGGTCAACGGCGTGTCCAAGACCTACGCCATGACGGGCTGGCGCATCGGTTGGGGCGTGGGCCCCGAGCCGCTGGCGCGCGCGATGACAGTCATCCAGTCCCAGGCCACCTCGGGCGCCAATGCCATCGGGCAGGCGGCCGCGGCCGCTGCGCTGAATTCGGGCGACCAGCGTTTCGTGGGCGAGGCTCGCGCCGCTTATGCACGCCGCGCCACGCTCGTCACCCAAGCGCTGGCGGCCGTGCCCGGTCTCGAAGTGCTGCCGCCGCAAGGCGCCTTCTTCGTCTACGCAAACTGCGCCGCGCTGATCGGGCGCCTGCGGCCTGACGGCCGCGCGATCGCAAGCGACACCGACTTCGTCGACTGGCTGCTCGAAGCCGAGGGCGTCGCGGTGGTCGATGGGCCGTCCTACGGCCTCTCGCCCTACATCCGCCTGTCGATCGCGGCCAGCGACGCGGTGCTGGCGCAAGCGGTGCAACGCATCGCAAGCGCAGTCGCTGCCCTGAAGGCAGCTGAATGA